GGCGTTCCTGCATTGTATTGGGCGTGAATCCAGGTTTGGATGGCTGAATAGGAAGTCCCGATAACGTCGGTATAGGCTGTAATTACTTCAAAACCTTTCATGGTTTTCCATTCGATGAAAGTCTGCAGTTCGCTCTCGAACATGCGCGGGGCAACGATCAGATATTTCACCGGATATTTGGTAAGGTCAGGATGATTGGGATAACCGCTGCCGCCCAGCGTATTGATGAGGCTCTGGTGAACGACATCAAAATAAGGTGAATAAGTCGATGCTTTTACATACTCCGTCAACGCCTGGTCAACATTATCAAAAGTAACTTCTACTTCCACGTCGTTATAAACGCGGATGATGCCTTTTACAGGATTATAATTCACAGGAGCTACGGTAACGCGGGCAATGCGATAGCCGCGCAACACGCCAAGCACTTCTACTGATGCCAGCTCGGGGCTGATAAAATGATCTTTCTGATAAAGTTTTTCATCGTATTCAAAGGGAACATCCGAGGCTTCCTGATCTTTGCGCAGCGAAGGCTGCACCGGCATAATGGGGCTTGCAAGACCATAGTCGGCAAGCTGATACTCGGTTACCGAAAAACTTTTGACTTTTACCGATACTTCGGCACCAAAGGGTATCTCGATAAGTTTTTTGAAAGCAGGCAACTTAGGCGTACCCAAGGTACCCACCGCATAAGCGCCGGGAATAAATAGTTCGCTAAAAGCGCCACGATCGGTCTCCACATTGAGGCTATTGAGACCTTTTAAAGTGAAAGTAGCATCGAGCTGATTCATATTATCGGTGCCCACCTGCACCTCAGAAGCCTTCCGGTCGAAGTCGATGGCAAAGCTCTGTGCCTGCATCTGAAGGCTAAAAAATAATCCTGTAGCAAAAAGGGTGATTGCCAGGATTTGCATTGTAAATCTTTTCATAATAAAATTGAGATTTAAAATATTAATTAGTTTTAAAGAATGAGTTCATAAACCGCAAAATTACATTTTTTTAAAAAACCTTAAAAGTTTAATTTTAAAACTTCTCCACAACCCGATAACTTCTTCTTTTGCCTACAACTCCGCCTCATAAAAAAACCCCGACAATCCAATTGGACGCCGGGGCTCATCATGAAAAACATTAACTCTATTTTATTTAATAACCACTTTTCGGATGGTTACATTTTGATCAGTTTCTAAGCGCAGGTAATAAATGCCTGCAGCATATTCTGAGATGTTGAGCTGCTGTGCAGCAAATCCTGACAACTTCCCAATTTCATGACTGTAAACAGTGCTGCCCTGATAGTTGAGCAGTGTGTAGCGTGCCGAGGTGGCCGCGCCAGTGATGTTGATGTTGAGAACAGTTGAGGCAGGATTAGGATAAATACTGAGACTTTCGATGTCGTGATTGCCAATGCCAGTGGTGCCTTCACCAAAACCGTCGGCTGCCATGAGATAGAAATTCACCGTTGTGGTTCCGCCATTTTCGATGGTGATACCATTGGATGTAACCGGCTGATATCCGATAGCATTGCAAATAACATTGTAAGTGCCGCCCATCAGGTGCAGCGTGTAATAGTGTCCGAACGGTGTTTCGTGAGATACTGCGCCATAGTCGCCATTCACTGTGGTGATCCATGCATCGTCTATCACCAGGTTGGTGGCTGCATCGCGGATAAAGCCCTGCAATTTGCCCTGGATGTTTCCAATTTCTACATGAACGGGCTGTGCAACTTCCGATTCACCTTCAGCATAAAGAGCTGTTACTGAGTACCAGTGGCTGCCGGCAGGAGCATTGTTATGAACATAGGTCATTCCGGGCTGGTTGGTAGCCACCACCTGATTATCCATGTAAACATGATAACTGCTCACAGCTGAAGCCATGGGTAGAGGAGCTTGCCATGATATTGTAACATTCGTTCCGGTTACTGAACAAGAGACGTTTTGCGGAGGCTCCAGATACATTTCAGCACCAATCAAAACTGTGTAATCTTCCACTTCGCCATAGCTTGAATTTCCGCAAGGCTGTGGGTCGGAGCTATAGGTCATGCGAATACGCATACGATACTGGCCGGATTGCTGCCCTGCGGGAGCTACAATGTTTCCAGTAAATGTAGCACCGCCACCGTTACTTGTCAGCACGAATGTCTCATTGGAGTTGTTGCCAAGCTCTTTGTCAAGATTCCAGTCAATCCAAACCGTTACTTTATCGCTGCTCCAGGCATTACCGTTGGTGATGGTAATGGGTACAGGCACGCCGGGTTCGAGCGTAGTGGTAAGGTCGGTATAATTAGCAACACCACCTTGCCATCCGCTGCTGTTGTCGATATCTCCGAAAACAACTTTTGAGATAAATTCGTCAGTGTAGGTAGTCGAAGCCTCGCAGTAATCAGAAAATTCTATCTCCAGAATATCCTGCTGGCTGATGCCCATGTCGGCGGTCATATTGATATTCAGTTCAGCCGTATGACCAAAGGGTGTATTGGCAGCAGCATGAACCATATAAGTAGCTGTGCCCGTTGCTCCCGGAGCTAAATTACCAATTTGCTGTGGTGTCGTAGTAAGAACAGATACGTATTGATCGGTGCTTAGGAGTTGTGCCTTTACACCAAAAGCATTTGAGGAACCACTATTTTCGATGGTCACCAGCATGCTTACGGTTTCGCCCGGATCGAGGAAGCCATTGTTATTTCCATTGGGGTCACTAATTGTATAGCCTGCAAATTTCAGCTTAGGAGCATGTGCAACAACTGTAGCATAGCTGTCCCAAACTACGGTTCCGTCGGTGGCGCTTAGCTTAAGGCTTACATTGTGTCCGTCGGGAATGTCGTTGGTAGCCTGGATAGCAAAAGCATTGTTGACAGTTTTGGTGGCGCCGGGGCCGATGTTTCCAAAAGAGGCACTTCCGTCGATGATGGTGATGTAGGGATCGGTGGTGGTCATGGTAACGTTAACGTTGTTAGCAGCAGCCACACCCACATTTTTCATGGTCATATCCATGGTTACGCTTTCACCATAGTCGAGCAGGCCATTGTTGTTGCCTGAAGCATCGTGAATCACATAGGAATCACCTACAACATAAGCACCTTCAAGAGCGGCAGCAGGAACCTGCACCATGTATGGTTTGTAATTCGGTTTGGTAACCACGATATCAACTGGTCCTCCCGCAAGAACAGGAGTAAGCGGAACCTGCACAATGCCGGTTGCACCAACCAATGCGGAGCCATGCAATACGCCATCTTTAGAAATACCAACATAAGAACCAGGCTCTGCGGTAACTTCATAAGTTGGGAGGCCGATGGGAAGGATGGCCATGTGCGAAACGTTGTTGACGATACCTTCGGTATGGTAGGCTACCAGTGATGGGTCGCCCAAAACGTTGTAGGCCTGCCAGTAATAAAGCGGGCTGCTGTGGCTGGGATAATTCTGAAGATGAACTTCGGTAACGGCAAGGTTGCCAACCAAAACGATCCCTCCGGTACTTACATAATCACCGTTGAAAGGAGCGTCGTAGGAGCCCCAGGTGGTTTCGGCAAAAGTAGGCACATAGCCGTTGTTGTTGCCCTGGAGTGGGAAAGCGCCCACCGACCAATAAAAGTCTTCGAACCAGTAGCTGCTAGGCGAAGAGCCGATGTAGGCTACCGAGCCTTTGTTGACACCACGCTGCCAGGTTTCGCCGATACATTCGGTATAACCGAAGTCGGCTGCCAGACAGCAGTTGCCAACGGCCAAAGGATATTTTCCGTTATTAACAAAAGCATTTACTGCGCTTTGCGACAGGCTTGGATCACCCCAGGAAGTCTGGCCGCAGTGTGCTGAATAGTTGATCATCGATACAGCAATTTTTTCAGGACTGTAACAGCCGGTATAGGGGCTGGAGAGATAATCGTTAACATTAACAAAACCGTGGGCAGCATTATAGTAATTTATCGTACCGTACTTCACGGTAGGCTGTCCAACAAGTGGATTCCAGTTACCATCAGCGCCGGCGATAAGCGTAACGTCGTTGAGATAGCTAGGATCGGCAAACTCATACTTTTCGTAATAGAGCGTTTTGGCTATCTGCGTAAGCAACTGCGCCGAATTGGTGGCCGAAAATCTCCCGTAATACATCTCCGGGAAGTAGTCACCATCGACGCTGGCATAATACAAGTCGGTCATTTTGCCAGACGACGAACCCATGTTAGACGGAAGTTGTGGGGTATCACCAACGAGCAGAACAAAACTTGGTGCCGGATCGGTGGGAGTTCCTGCATTGTATTGTGCGTGAATCCAGGTTTGGATGGCTGAATACGTTGTTCCGATAACGTCGGTGTAGGCTGTGATTACTTCAAAACCTTTCATAGTTTTCCATTCGATGAAACTCTGCAGTTCGCTCTCAAACATACGCGGGGCGACGATCAGATATTTCACGGGATATTTGGTAAGGTCGGGATGCGCAGGATAACCGCCGCCACCCAAAGTGTTGATGAGGCTCTGCTGAACAACATCAAAATAAGGCGAGTAGGTTGATGCTTTTACATACTCCGTCAACGCCCGGTCGACATTA
This portion of the Bacteroidales bacterium genome encodes:
- a CDS encoding C25 family cysteine peptidase; the protein is MRRFTMQILATMLFAAGLFFSFDVQAQNLAIDFDRQADEVQVGTDNMNQLDATFTLKGINSINVETDRGAFSELFIPGAYSVGTLGTPKLPAFKKLIEIPFGAEVSVKVKNFSVTEYKLADHGLASPIMPVQPSIRKDQEASDVPFEYDGKIYQEDGFISPELASVEVLGVLRGYRIARVTVAPVNYNPVKGVIRVYNDVEVEITFDNVDRALTEYVKASTYSPYFDVVQQSLINTLGGGGYPAHPDLTKYPVKYLIVAPRMFESELQSFIEWKTMKGFEVITAYTDVIGTTYSAIQTWIHAQYNAGTPTDPAPSFVLLVGDTPQLPSNMGSSSGKMTDLYYASVDGDYFPEMYYGRFSATNSAQLLTQIAKTLYYEKYEFADPSYLNDVTLIAGADGNWNPLVGQPTVKYGTINYYNAAHGFVNVNDYLSSPYTGCYSPEKIAVSMINYSAHCGQTSWGDPSLSQSAVNAFVNNGKYPLAVGNCCLAADFGYTECIGETWQRGVNKGSVAYIGSSPSSYWFEDFYWSVGAFPLQGNNNGYVPTFAETTWGSYDAPFNGDYVSTGGIVLVGNLAVTEVHLQNYPSHSSPLYYWQAYNVLGDPSLVAYHTEGIVNNVSHMAILPIGLPTYEVTAEPGSYVGISKDGVLHGSALVGATGIVQVPLTPVLAGGPVDIVVTKPNYKPYMVQVPAAALEGAYVVGDSYVIHDASGNNNGLLDYGESVTMDMTMKNVGVAAANNVNVTMTTTDPYITIIDGSASFGNIGPGATKTVNNAFAIQATNDIPDGHNVSLKLSATDGTVVWDSYATVVAHAPKLKFAGYTISDPNGNNNGFLDPGETVSMLVTIENSGSSNAFGVKAQLLSTDQYVSVLTTTPQQIGNLAPGATGTATYMVHAAANTPFGHTAELNINMTADMGISQQDILEIEFSDYCEASTTYTDEFISKVVFGDIDNSSGWQGGVANYTDLTTTLEPGVPVPITITNGNAWSSDKVTVWIDWNLDKELGNNSNETFVLTSNGGGATFTGNIVAPAGQQSGQYRMRIRMTYSSDPQPCGNSSYGEVEDYTVLIGAEMYLEPPQNVSCSVTGTNVTISWQAPLPMASAVSSYHVYMDNQVVATNQPGMTYVHNNAPAGSHWYSVTALYAEGESEVAQPVHVEIGNIQGKLQGFIRDAATNLVIDDAWITTVNGDYGAVSHETPFGHYYTLHLMGGTYNVICNAIGYQPVTSNGITIENGGTTTVNFYLMAADGFGEGTTGIGNHDIESLSIYPNPASTVLNINITGAATSARYTLLNYQGSTVYSHEIGKLSGFAAQQLNISEYAAGIYYLRLETDQNVTIRKVVIK